A part of Telopea speciosissima isolate NSW1024214 ecotype Mountain lineage unplaced genomic scaffold, Tspe_v1 Tspe_v1.0156, whole genome shotgun sequence genomic DNA contains:
- the LOC122647780 gene encoding uncharacterized protein LOC122647780 — translation MPRPCSWFLPPNNLWSLHCDGSLSDGRAAFGGVIRNAIGQPVAAFANQGLELCILSMELVAIHRGISLCIERGILDVSIRSDSKLAIDTISGKVVGPWKVQPLKSRILALANDLRMKEFTHVWREQNRPADFMAAVPCDSYGVVWDPGDFPPALIHYLEQDSDFVTYYRP, via the coding sequence ATGCCGAGACCATGCTCGTGGTTCTTACCTCCTAACAATTTGTGGTCCCTTCACTGTGATGGTTCGTTGTCCGATGGTAGAGCTGCGTTTGGAGGAGTGATTCGTAATGCGATTGGACAACCtgtagctgcatttgctaaccaAGGGCTTGAACTTTGCATTCTCTCCATGGAGCTGGTTGCTATACATAGAGGCATCTCCCTTTGCATAGAGAGaggaatccttgatgtttctatcagatctgattccaagTTGGCGATTGACACTATTTCTGGCAAGGTTGTAGGACCTTGGAAAGTACAACCTCTCAAGAGTAGAATCCTTGCTTTGGCAaatgatttgagaatgaaagaattcacccatgtttggagagaacaaaatcgACCAGCAGATTTTATGGCTGCAGTCCCTTGCGACTCAtatggggtagtttgggatcctGGAGATTTCCCCCCTGCCCTTATTCACTACCTTGAACAGGACTCAGATTTTGTCACTTATTACAGGCCGTAG